From Callithrix jacchus isolate 240 chromosome 3, calJac240_pri, whole genome shotgun sequence, a single genomic window includes:
- the FGF5 gene encoding fibroblast growth factor 5 isoform X4, with translation MSLSSFLLLFFSHLILSAWAHGEKRLAPKGQSGPAASDRNPRGSSSRQSGSSAMSSSSASSSPAASLGSQGSGLEQSSFQWSPSGRRTGSLYCRVGIGFHLQIYPDGKVNGSHEANMLSQVHR, from the coding sequence ATGAGCTtgtcctcctttctcctcctcttcttcagcCACCTGATCCTCAGCGCTTGGGCTCACGGGGAGAAGCGCCTTGCCCCCAAAGGGCAATCCGGACCCGCTGCCAGTGATAGGAACCCTAGAGGCTCCAGCAGCAGACAGAGCGGCAGTAGTGCTATgtcttcctcttctgcctcctcctcccccgcAGCTTCTCTGGGCAGCCAAGGAAGTGGCTTGGAGCAGAGCAGTTTCCAGTGGAGCCCATCGGGGCGCCGGACCGGCAGCCTCTACTGCAGAGTGGGCATCGGTTTCCATCTGCAGATCTACCCGGATGGCAAAGTCAATGGCTCCCACGAAGCCAATATGTTAA